TTTTCGACTAGACATTAAcgtttttttatatcttttaataacactcatttcttttatattttagtaaagTGATTAATAATTCCCCATTTTGtatgtataaaaaatagtttttttacatatcttttaaaatttaatatttaagttttaatctGCATGAGTGgcactaaaattaattttaaatacataaaactaaaaaagtaaaaacttatTTTGCAGCTTGGTACTATCCACGGGAAGAACATTCTGAGTAGTAGCCAAACAGTGGAGGAGGTCCACGCGACGTTGAATTCAATTGAAGAAacacgcaaaaaaaaaaaaaaaaaaagaaagaaagcagAGCCTCTGACTCCTATAAATAGGTGTCTCCGCCACCAAGTACAACAACATATCCATACGAACATATTCTTCTCCTGCGGCCAACCAACCCTTCAAATTAACTCCGTTCAATCCTTGAATTCTGTTATTCCGTTAGGGTTGGTGacagaaggaaaagaaaaagatgggAAGCGATGGCGTGAGGAAACCAAGATTATTGTGCCTTCATGGGTTTCGAACAAGCGGAGAAATACTGAAAACGCAGTTACATAAGTGGCCACAATCCGTTCTCGACAACCTTGATCTTGTTTTTGTGGATGCTCCTTTTCCTTGCCAAGGCAAATCCGACGTCGAAGGCATTTTTGATCCTCCTTACTACGAGTGGTTCCAGTTCAACAAGGTTCCATTTCCtccattcaatttttatttcaacttaTTTTTCTCCTACTAAATTGGTATTGTTTTCCAAGGGGATTTGAGATTCGTATTGAAAACTAGCGAGTTTTGATATGCCATTTCAATTCTGGAAGAGAATATCATAATTTTGTTAGCAACCATCTAAACTTCTATGACGAAACAGGAATTTACAGAGTACACCAACTTTGACGAGTGCCTTAAGTACATTGAGGACTGCATGATCAAGCACGGACCTATTGATGGGCTTCTGGGTTTCTCACAGGTGATCTTCTGCTCATTTTTATTCCTTTGATTTGGggaaataagttaaaaattgaaGGATTAATGCATAGTTAGTGCATCTGGTTTGAGGTTTTATGATGGTGAAGGATTTGAATATGACTCGGTGTTTGATTTTGACCAAACAGGGAGCAATATTATCAGCTGCGCTGCCAGGTCTTCAGGAGAAGGTACCTTTAATGAATCAATTGTAGATAAGAAGTAGAGGATGACTTTATAGTTTCTTTAATATTTCGTAAAAGTTTGAATcacatattaaatttatttgtgtgCAGGGTGTGGCACTGACGAAGGTTCCCAAGGTGAAATTCGTTGTTATTGTAGGAGGGGCAAAGTTTAGGTCACCGTCTGTGGTGGACAAAGCATATTCTTCTCCCATTAGCTGTCCCTCTCTTCATTTTCTAGGTACCCACTTGCCACCTTTTGTCATTGTTTATTGGAAAAGAATATTCTCGCTAGCCCTCATTCTTGACTGAACAATGATCTTCAATTTCATTATGTCACAGTTTAAACATGATTGATTGTGTGCAAATATTGGGTTGCTTTCTAGCTTTTGACTTTGGCATCAATTATGTGCTTTCAATCATTCCACGTCCTCCATTGAATGTAAaactaaattttcaaaaacaacaaatatcatAAGGAGGATGTATCAGAgctattataaaataagatttccCAAAGTCTTCTAGGTAATCATGAGTAAAAATTTGAAACCAAAACTTCTGCAACtgaaaatttcaaattgtaATCCGAATCATGGCAAAAGGGAAGGTTCTATATAGAGGGGCAAATTCATGTTACAGTAAACATGCATGGCTTTACAATTCATTTTTGTTAGAATTTCCTAAACCTTTTCAATGCTTAATGCAGGTGAAGTGGATTTTTTGAAACAATATGGAATGGAACTACTAGAATCCTgtgttgaacccgtggtgattCACCACCCCAAAGGACACACAATACCAAGATTAGGTACTGACATCTATATATTTATCTCTTTTATCTATTTCTATTCATGCTTGTGCTAAGATAGGTTCTTAGTTAGGTAAGTGTGGTTTaagttgtattttttaaaatgggGTGGATTAAGTTCTTAGTaagatcaaaattaaatataagattaaGGATGAAATTCATGACATTTCagaaatataaagattaaaatcattgtTTTAATATGCAAGGACTAAAGTTATTTTTGGCGAGATTTTGGAGAAACTAAagtatatttcatattttattcatttgcCACAAAAAGTGTTGTGTATGAGTTATTGATGTGAATAGTTTTCTGTTTTCTTGCTCAGATGATAAGAGCGTGAAGACCGTGATGGATTTCATCGAAAGGATTAAGAAAGACGTCTCAAAATAAGACATGAGTTTAGACAACGAGCCATTGcttcaaaatgatttttaaaattgatcttCATTTTAACATCAAGTAATAGCATTAGTACTCGCACTTTTATACAATTTTGTTACTGGTTTATAAAGGGTCATATTTCAGAGGCTCTAAGCCAATTGTCATATATTCACTCTGATCTTCCCATATGTAACAttcaaaaatacagtaataaactatataatagaatatttacatttaataaaatatcagttcagtcttacactaaagaAAGCGTGCGTTCTGGCCGAACGACATTTACAGAAAGAGTTACAAATTAAACTATATGATCAGTACaagtctgaccgaacggtttacaaaaagaattaccgaacggtcaatctTAACAAAAGGGAGGGTGATCGAATGACACCTTACACTAACTAAACTATACTACTAACCGAACG
This window of the Vigna angularis cultivar LongXiaoDou No.4 chromosome 7, ASM1680809v1, whole genome shotgun sequence genome carries:
- the LOC108336437 gene encoding uncharacterized protein LOC108336437 — its product is MGSDGVRKPRLLCLHGFRTSGEILKTQLHKWPQSVLDNLDLVFVDAPFPCQGKSDVEGIFDPPYYEWFQFNKEFTEYTNFDECLKYIEDCMIKHGPIDGLLGFSQGAILSAALPGLQEKGVALTKVPKVKFVVIVGGAKFRSPSVVDKAYSSPISCPSLHFLGEVDFLKQYGMELLESCVEPVVIHHPKGHTIPRLDDKSVKTVMDFIERIKKDVSK